From the Nodularia sp. NIES-3585 genome, one window contains:
- a CDS encoding integrase: MNRTQEAFADFQQTASSDGGYIGRMQAVTNQENHLTAKLETELKAVNARIKAARVNVSVRKSGNSLQLRSTLPIKPGDIDKNGIGTKQYDLSLGIPFNFDGLNTAEEEAYELGKLLARKQFQWTEKYLGKTRNKVNAKIIGDLIADFEKNYFQTRKRNLKSENTFNSYFYIAQKHLPKDKLAINANFIASVQCCPSSDSVKNELIKVIRVLCKCSGLEVPELSNLKIKPAAQRKRDIPTDADIEREYLKFEAYSLNRPSKLLTREDRNNWKLWRWVYGMLATYGIRPREIFVNPDLNWWLSSENTIDTWRVNEECKTGEREALPLYPRWVETFNLKTDTEAIELLKAKIQGKITSKQINSARHGTDRWFRFVGIPFQPYDLRHAWAIRAHLMGIPIKAAADNLGHSVNMHTSIYQRWFSLENRKVAIEEAIKKKSKVEDLQDIVIKLEHENERLRIENERLRLQMENPGLISIIN; encoded by the coding sequence ATGAACAGAACACAGGAAGCATTTGCCGATTTTCAACAAACAGCCAGCAGCGATGGGGGATATATAGGCAGAATGCAAGCAGTGACAAATCAGGAAAATCACCTGACGGCAAAACTGGAAACAGAATTAAAGGCGGTAAATGCTAGAATCAAAGCTGCTAGGGTGAATGTTTCTGTCAGGAAATCTGGTAATTCATTGCAACTGAGAAGCACCCTACCTATTAAACCAGGAGATATTGATAAAAACGGTATAGGAACAAAGCAATATGATCTTTCTTTGGGTATCCCGTTTAATTTTGATGGTTTAAATACTGCGGAAGAAGAAGCTTATGAATTAGGAAAATTGTTAGCGAGAAAACAATTTCAATGGACTGAGAAATATTTAGGTAAAACTCGTAATAAAGTTAACGCTAAGATAATTGGTGATTTGATTGCAGATTTTGAGAAAAATTATTTCCAAACTAGAAAACGTAATCTTAAAAGTGAGAACACATTTAATAGTTATTTTTATATTGCTCAAAAACACTTACCAAAGGATAAACTAGCGATAAATGCCAACTTTATTGCATCTGTGCAATGTTGTCCATCTTCTGATAGTGTCAAAAATGAGTTAATTAAAGTTATTCGGGTATTGTGTAAATGTTCTGGTTTAGAAGTCCCAGAGCTAAGTAACTTAAAAATTAAACCTGCTGCTCAACGCAAGCGTGATATCCCCACTGATGCAGACATAGAGCGGGAATATCTCAAATTTGAGGCTTACTCACTCAACCGTCCCAGTAAATTACTCACTAGAGAAGACAGAAATAACTGGAAACTGTGGCGCTGGGTATATGGGATGTTAGCTACTTATGGTATAAGACCGAGGGAGATTTTTGTTAATCCTGATCTAAATTGGTGGTTGTCTTCAGAAAATACCATTGATACATGGCGGGTAAATGAAGAATGTAAAACAGGTGAGAGGGAAGCTTTACCATTATATCCGCGCTGGGTAGAGACATTTAATTTAAAAACTGATACGGAAGCGATTGAATTATTAAAAGCCAAAATTCAGGGCAAAATTACCAGTAAACAAATTAATTCGGCTCGACATGGTACAGACAGATGGTTTAGATTTGTTGGTATTCCTTTTCAACCTTATGATTTACGCCATGCTTGGGCAATTAGAGCGCATTTAATGGGAATCCCGATTAAAGCTGCTGCTGATAATTTGGGTCATTCGGTAAATATGCACACTTCGATTTATCAAAGATGGTTTAGTTTAGAAAATCGCAAGGTTGCAATTGAGGAAGCGATTAAGAAAAAGTCTAAGGTTGAAGACTTGCAAGATATAGTGATTAAGCTGGAACATGAAAATGAGCGATTGAGAATAGAAAATGAAAGATTGCGTTTACAGATGGAAAATCCAGGCTTAATAAGCATAATTAATTAA
- a CDS encoding HNH endonuclease — protein sequence MSGYSADKENELHRDRAILRKKGQDVLKDVNVALKRGKTATDPRQQFNNWLRSLEGKAWKREEFQKCNGICAYCGELMRERDAVVHHVEAITKLGSLANRVENYRILHPNCNNSIGTKKVDFIF from the coding sequence ATGAGTGGCTATTCAGCAGATAAAGAGAATGAACTTCATCGAGACAGAGCAATTCTTCGCAAAAAAGGACAGGATGTTTTAAAAGATGTTAATGTAGCATTAAAAAGAGGGAAAACCGCTACAGACCCTCGACAACAATTCAATAATTGGCTTCGTTCTTTAGAAGGTAAGGCATGGAAAAGAGAAGAATTCCAGAAATGTAATGGAATTTGTGCTTACTGTGGTGAACTAATGAGAGAGCGAGATGCAGTAGTCCATCATGTAGAAGCAATTACTAAACTTGGTAGCTTGGCCAATAGAGTTGAAAACTATCGAATCTTGCACCCAAATTGCAATAACAGTATTGGCACTAAAAAAGTTGACTTTATTTTTTAA
- the nifD gene encoding nitrogenase molybdenum-iron protein alpha chain has protein sequence MTPPENNKTVEERKELIKEVLSAYPDKAKKKREKHLNVFEEGKSDCGVKSNVKSLPGVMTARGCAYAGSKGVVWGPIKDMIHISHGPVGCGYWSWSGRRNYYIGTTGIDTFGTMHFTSDFQERDIVFGGDKKLLKLIQELEGLFPLNRGVSIQSECPIGLIGDDIEAVARKAAKEIDKPVVPVRCEGFRGVSQSLGHHIANDMIRDWVFPRSDKAKADGSLKFNSTPYDVAIIGDYNIGGDAWASRILLEEIGLRVVAQWSGDGTINEMLMTPNVKMNLIHCYRSMNYISRHMEEKYGIPWLEYNFFGPTKIAESLREIASKFDEKIQANAEKVIAKYQPTMDAIVNKYRPRLDGKTVALMVGGLRPRHVVPAFLDLGMKMIGTGYEFAHNDDYKRTTHYIENGTIVYDDVTAYEFEEFIKALKPDLVASGVKEKYVFQKMGLPFRQMHSWDYSEPSHSASKSMTAAFFDGDIKSNLFFSLNASFRII, from the coding sequence ATGACACCTCCAGAAAACAACAAGACTGTTGAAGAAAGAAAGGAACTTATTAAAGAAGTTCTTAGTGCTTACCCAGATAAAGCTAAGAAAAAACGCGAAAAGCACTTAAATGTGTTTGAAGAAGGTAAGAGCGACTGTGGCGTTAAATCTAACGTTAAATCTCTTCCTGGTGTAATGACCGCTCGTGGTTGTGCTTATGCAGGTTCCAAGGGTGTGGTTTGGGGTCCTATTAAGGACATGATCCACATCAGTCACGGGCCAGTTGGTTGCGGTTACTGGTCTTGGTCTGGTCGTCGTAACTACTACATTGGTACTACAGGTATTGATACCTTTGGTACTATGCACTTCACCTCTGACTTCCAAGAAAGAGACATCGTTTTTGGTGGTGACAAGAAACTACTGAAACTGATCCAAGAATTGGAAGGACTTTTCCCTCTGAACCGTGGTGTATCCATTCAATCTGAATGTCCCATCGGTCTAATTGGGGATGACATCGAAGCTGTAGCTCGCAAAGCTGCAAAAGAAATTGACAAGCCAGTTGTTCCAGTTCGTTGCGAAGGTTTCCGGGGTGTTTCTCAATCCTTGGGACACCACATCGCTAACGATATGATTCGTGACTGGGTATTCCCCAGATCCGATAAAGCTAAAGCTGACGGTTCACTGAAGTTTAATTCTACTCCTTATGATGTAGCCATCATTGGTGACTACAACATCGGTGGTGATGCTTGGGCGAGCCGCATCTTACTAGAAGAAATCGGTTTGCGTGTAGTTGCTCAGTGGTCTGGTGATGGTACTATCAACGAAATGTTGATGACCCCCAATGTGAAGATGAACCTCATCCACTGTTACCGCTCGATGAACTACATCAGCCGTCACATGGAAGAAAAATATGGTATTCCCTGGTTGGAATACAACTTCTTCGGTCCTACCAAGATTGCTGAATCTTTACGGGAAATTGCTTCTAAGTTTGACGAAAAAATCCAAGCAAACGCTGAGAAGGTTATTGCTAAGTATCAGCCGACAATGGATGCGATCGTTAATAAGTATCGCCCCCGTTTAGATGGTAAGACTGTCGCCTTGATGGTTGGTGGTCTACGTCCTCGTCACGTTGTCCCAGCTTTCCTAGACTTGGGCATGAAGATGATTGGTACTGGTTATGAGTTCGCTCACAACGACGACTACAAACGTACCACGCACTACATCGAAAATGGTACTATCGTTTACGATGACGTGACCGCCTACGAATTTGAGGAGTTTATCAAAGCCCTCAAGCCTGACCTTGTAGCTTCTGGTGTGAAAGAGAAGTACGTCTTCCAAAAGATGGGTCTGCCTTTCCGTCAAATGCACTCTTGGGATTACTCCGAACCTAGCCATAGCGCTTCAAAGTCAATGACAGCAGCATTTTTTGACGGTGATATCAAAAGTAATCTATTTTTTAGTCTAAATGCGAGTTTTAGGATTATCTAG
- a CDS encoding UPF0175 family protein encodes MTIQISIELPNDVFSALRSNPENFVQEMRLAAAVKWYEVGMLSQSKAAEIAGVSRHQFLEALHRYNVSPFQVTSEELAEELERE; translated from the coding sequence ATGACTATACAAATTAGTATCGAACTACCAAATGATGTATTTTCTGCGCTCCGTAGTAATCCCGAAAATTTTGTTCAGGAAATGCGTTTAGCGGCGGCTGTCAAATGGTATGAGGTTGGTATGCTTTCTCAATCTAAAGCTGCTGAAATTGCTGGCGTGAGTCGTCACCAGTTTCTAGAAGCACTGCATCGTTATAATGTTTCACCTTTTCAAGTGACTTCCGAAGAATTAGCCGAGGAATTAGAGCGTGAGTAG
- a CDS encoding DUF3368 domain-containing protein: MSRQWVVNSSPLIVLTKINQVHLLFELCDQVIIPSGVVREICVAPDNDPAKLWILNEGSSYVRDVEQIDPMIAAWDLGLGESHVLTWIHNNPGYEAILDDRAAKIAALALGMLTRGTLGVILLAKQEGRIEAARPIFKQLIQVGFRVSTQVLESALKLVGE, from the coding sequence GTGAGTAGACAATGGGTTGTAAATTCTTCGCCATTAATTGTACTTACTAAGATTAATCAGGTTCATCTGCTGTTTGAACTTTGTGATCAAGTTATTATTCCTAGTGGTGTGGTTCGGGAAATCTGCGTTGCACCGGATAATGATCCTGCAAAGCTCTGGATTTTGAATGAAGGATCTAGTTATGTTCGAGATGTAGAACAAATTGATCCAATGATTGCGGCGTGGGATCTTGGTTTAGGAGAAAGTCACGTTCTTACCTGGATACATAACAACCCAGGATATGAAGCAATTTTGGATGATCGGGCGGCAAAAATAGCTGCGCTGGCTCTGGGTATGCTTACCAGGGGAACTTTAGGTGTAATTTTATTGGCAAAACAGGAAGGTAGGATAGAAGCTGCTAGACCGATTTTTAAACAACTTATTCAGGTTGGGTTTAGAGTTAGTACGCAAGTTTTGGAGTCCGCACTTAAGCTTGTTGGTGAGTAG
- a CDS encoding group 1 truncated hemoglobin, with protein MSLYENIGGQPTIEKVVDAFHKSVMADGSLKGYFAKTDMAKQRAHQIAFFSQIFDGPKQYGGRPMEKTHTGMKLNDQHFDAVSKHLGAAMAAAGVSAENTSAAMAKVSGLKASILNK; from the coding sequence ATGAGTTTGTACGAAAACATTGGTGGACAACCCACAATTGAAAAAGTAGTTGATGCCTTTCACAAAAGCGTTATGGCAGACGGTAGCCTCAAAGGCTACTTCGCTAAAACCGATATGGCCAAACAACGCGCTCATCAAATTGCTTTCTTCTCTCAAATATTTGACGGACCAAAGCAATATGGTGGTCGTCCAATGGAAAAAACCCACACAGGGATGAAGTTAAACGACCAACACTTTGATGCAGTTTCCAAGCATCTGGGTGCAGCAATGGCCGCAGCCGGAGTATCCGCAGAAAACACCAGCGCTGCAATGGCTAAAGTCTCCGGTTTAAAGGCTTCTATTTTGAACAAGTAA
- a CDS encoding ISLre2 family transposase: protein MEKNIYATLDLSKSLSDFKIQVTKLLELTDVREWDGRIVKEKEQKIREAALVLAGQCIALFLYNLSTSQEALDTAINQTQGWWQPETHKHGWRKRQILTIGNVLVTLNLPYVVTRSAKKEKNKLENQGFCPFLKWLGMSSGLTPLVWSTVAQYGAIASSFEAAHTILMGWGINISLKRIERLTYSFGKIGINLRQSKILNRELGNLPNGNVLKGQKVVIAVDGGRTKIRINKKGRKNSQTNRHGFIGKWIEPKLVTIYVVDEQGKKIKNSDIPITNDGTYGDYKVFLQILEAHLVSLGINQAKQVLLIADGAEWIWIHIPPLLERLGCPTETYQLFDFYHVTEHLQIFADVAFNDEKERQHWFRKARKTLKKGNALALIKQMDEFIRKTTGERCKTMVSQRDYLLRAYREGRLNYAKILLQNLPIGSGAIESLIRQVVNLRMKGNSKFWLKDNAEIMLHLRCQWMAGSWNNFCDSILTSFIKPKPVG from the coding sequence ATGGAAAAAAATATATATGCAACTTTGGATTTGAGCAAATCATTGTCAGATTTTAAAATACAGGTGACAAAACTTTTAGAATTGACTGATGTCAGAGAATGGGATGGGCGAATTGTTAAAGAAAAAGAACAAAAAATTAGAGAAGCAGCACTTGTTTTAGCTGGTCAATGTATTGCATTATTTCTATATAATCTTTCCACTTCTCAAGAAGCTCTTGACACAGCAATAAATCAAACTCAAGGTTGGTGGCAACCTGAAACTCATAAACATGGGTGGAGAAAAAGACAAATTTTAACAATCGGAAATGTTTTAGTTACTCTAAACCTACCATATGTAGTCACAAGAAGTGCAAAAAAAGAGAAAAATAAACTGGAAAATCAAGGCTTCTGCCCATTTTTGAAATGGTTGGGGATGTCATCTGGATTAACGCCATTAGTTTGGTCAACTGTTGCCCAGTATGGTGCAATTGCGAGTTCTTTTGAAGCTGCTCACACAATCTTAATGGGTTGGGGAATTAATATTAGTTTAAAACGGATTGAACGACTCACGTATAGTTTTGGTAAAATCGGCATTAACCTACGCCAATCTAAAATATTGAATCGGGAATTAGGAAATTTACCTAATGGTAATGTCCTGAAAGGACAGAAAGTTGTAATTGCTGTAGATGGTGGAAGGACTAAAATCAGAATTAATAAAAAAGGAAGAAAAAACTCCCAGACAAACCGTCATGGCTTTATAGGTAAATGGATTGAGCCAAAGTTAGTAACAATTTATGTCGTGGATGAACAAGGTAAAAAAATCAAGAACTCTGATATTCCTATTACTAATGATGGAACTTATGGTGACTATAAAGTATTTTTGCAAATTTTAGAAGCACACTTAGTTAGTTTGGGAATTAATCAAGCAAAGCAAGTCTTATTAATTGCAGATGGGGCTGAATGGATCTGGATACATATTCCTCCCCTTCTAGAACGTTTAGGATGCCCCACTGAAACTTATCAATTATTTGATTTTTATCACGTTACCGAGCATTTACAGATTTTTGCAGATGTGGCTTTTAATGATGAAAAAGAGCGTCAACATTGGTTTAGAAAAGCCCGAAAAACCTTAAAGAAAGGTAATGCTCTGGCTTTAATAAAGCAGATGGATGAATTTATTAGAAAAACTACTGGAGAGCGTTGTAAAACAATGGTTTCACAGAGAGATTATCTTTTACGTGCATACCGTGAAGGGCGGTTGAATTACGCTAAAATTTTATTACAAAACCTACCTATTGGTAGTGGTGCAATTGAGAGTTTAATCAGACAAGTTGTCAATTTAAGAATGAAGGGTAACAGTAAATTTTGGTTGAAAGATAATGCAGAAATTATGTTACATCTCCGCTGTCAATGGATGGCTGGTAGTTGGAACAATTTCTGCGATTCAATTTTAACTTCCTTCATTAAACCAAAACCTGTTGGATAA
- the nifU gene encoding Fe-S cluster assembly protein NifU, whose amino-acid sequence MWDYTDKVLDLFYNPKNQGAIEETDEPGVKLAMGEIGSIACGDALRLHLKVEVESDKILDARFQTFGCTSAIASSSALTEMVKGLTLDEALKVSNKEIADYLGGLPEAKMHCSVMGQEALEAAIYNYRGIALPTHDDDDEGALICSCFGISEAKIRRVILENHLTDAEQVTNYVKAGGGCGSCLANIDDIIRDVKEKAAVPALNNHSVGVAQSDQQLQKPLTNVQRIALIQKVLDEEVRPVLIADGGDVELYDVEGDKVKVILQGACGSCSSSTATLKIAIEARLQDRVSKNLVVEAVTP is encoded by the coding sequence ATGTGGGACTATACAGATAAAGTATTAGACTTGTTTTACAATCCCAAAAACCAGGGAGCTATTGAAGAAACCGACGAACCTGGCGTTAAACTGGCAATGGGAGAAATTGGTAGTATTGCCTGTGGTGATGCCTTAAGATTACACTTGAAAGTTGAAGTAGAATCTGATAAAATATTAGATGCACGCTTTCAGACCTTTGGCTGCACAAGTGCGATCGCCTCTTCCAGTGCTTTAACCGAAATGGTCAAAGGTTTAACCCTAGACGAAGCTTTGAAAGTTTCTAATAAAGAGATTGCAGATTACCTGGGCGGATTGCCAGAAGCCAAAATGCACTGCTCTGTCATGGGGCAAGAAGCTCTAGAAGCCGCCATTTATAACTATCGTGGCATAGCTCTCCCTACCCATGACGACGATGATGAAGGCGCATTAATTTGTAGCTGCTTTGGTATCAGCGAAGCCAAAATTCGCCGTGTGATTCTAGAAAATCATCTCACTGATGCCGAACAGGTAACAAATTATGTAAAAGCTGGTGGCGGATGCGGTTCCTGTTTAGCGAATATTGATGATATTATAAGAGATGTAAAGGAGAAAGCCGCCGTACCTGCTCTCAACAACCACAGCGTCGGAGTTGCTCAATCTGATCAGCAATTACAAAAACCTCTAACCAACGTGCAGAGAATTGCACTCATCCAAAAAGTTCTCGATGAAGAAGTCAGACCCGTGCTAATTGCAGACGGGGGAGACGTAGAACTTTACGATGTTGAAGGCGATAAAGTCAAAGTCATACTCCAAGGAGCTTGTGGTTCTTGTTCTAGCAGTACAGCCACCTTAAAGATTGCCATCGAAGCCAGGTTACAAGATCGTGTCAGCAAGAACCTGGTAGTCGAAGCAGTCACACCATAA
- a CDS encoding L-histidine N(alpha)-methyltransferase, which yields MTPQKIDSNSQVYSDISNPISRIVEPSSDFYSIFSQEELVELIQALELRREFPLKYSYKGRGANIWNNFYQKYVVPKWYQTPSVETDLLKKNFEYINGNYQNCDKINIVDVGCGNSYPVKNFISQLYKLGRIHKYIALDISNELLILSKANFTKWFPLIKFNSSIFDIETSSIFGDILPKSTSIENNDIANIFLHLGVTIANHQDRNRVFQNFRNSMGKNDLLVFTNEIGSNSQWDGTVRGGYKYHVDGIYTWIKKEMGISSEDCELVRKYDVETDSITAKIKFNQNYTLSFSQRGIDKCIEIWKNEEITIWRHHKYQMPELIQDLEKAGLQLVHSSHSKYLSPIMVICKVADI from the coding sequence ATGACACCTCAAAAAATTGACAGCAACTCACAAGTTTATTCAGATATATCAAATCCTATAAGTCGTATAGTAGAGCCAAGTTCTGACTTCTACTCGATTTTTTCTCAAGAAGAACTTGTAGAGTTAATTCAGGCATTAGAACTTAGACGCGAATTTCCTTTAAAATATTCTTACAAAGGTAGAGGTGCAAACATATGGAATAATTTTTATCAAAAATATGTTGTGCCTAAATGGTATCAAACACCCAGCGTAGAAACTGATTTATTAAAGAAAAACTTTGAGTATATTAACGGCAATTACCAAAATTGCGATAAAATCAACATTGTAGATGTAGGTTGTGGTAATTCCTATCCAGTAAAGAATTTCATTTCTCAACTTTATAAACTAGGTAGAATTCATAAATATATCGCCTTAGATATTAGCAACGAACTCCTGATTTTATCCAAGGCAAATTTTACTAAATGGTTTCCCCTGATAAAATTTAATAGTTCCATCTTTGATATAGAAACTAGTTCTATTTTCGGAGATATTCTGCCAAAGTCAACTTCTATTGAAAATAACGATATAGCCAATATATTTTTACATTTAGGTGTGACAATCGCCAATCATCAAGACAGAAATAGAGTTTTCCAAAACTTCAGAAACAGCATGGGTAAAAATGATTTACTTGTGTTCACTAACGAAATTGGTTCTAACTCTCAATGGGATGGCACAGTCCGGGGTGGCTACAAGTATCATGTGGATGGAATATATACATGGATTAAAAAAGAGATGGGAATTAGTTCTGAAGATTGCGAACTTGTGAGAAAGTATGATGTCGAAACGGATAGTATAACTGCCAAGATAAAATTCAATCAAAATTACACGCTCAGTTTTAGCCAGCGAGGGATAGATAAGTGTATTGAAATTTGGAAAAATGAAGAAATTACTATTTGGCGACATCACAAGTATCAGATGCCTGAACTTATCCAAGATTTAGAAAAAGCCGGATTACAACTTGTTCACTCTAGTCATAGTAAATATTTATCACCGATTATGGTTATTTGTAAAGTTGCTGATATTTAG